The proteins below are encoded in one region of Drosophila santomea strain STO CAGO 1482 chromosome 2R, Prin_Dsan_1.1, whole genome shotgun sequence:
- the LOC120447033 gene encoding epidermal growth factor receptor substrate 15-like 1 isoform X4, translating to MNVDFARVCGKHIGVYEAYYKLIDPKSTGAIEAMTAAKFLKKSGLSDVVLSRIWDLSDPNGKGFLDKPGFFVALKLVSLSQAGEVASMVNIYLDIANPPKVGELPKSMPSRIQTVPVASAGVANGDWSIGVIDRLKYEQLFESLHPSNGMLPGNKVKGVLMDSKLPMSILGTIWDLADQDKDGNLDMHEFVVAMHLVYQTLQKRTIPSVLPPELRKPGGAGPPPKPALPPPPAGAAMPRAPSGEGFGDGGFVANFPKDIAPPAAIPPLPVAVPPMTRIPPVGAVSSQPLIQTDPLIPIGAPVTANADWVVTPAELKRFEEIFRQSDLDKDGLVSGLEVKDIFIKSGIPQRSLADIWALCDTNQSGKLTVEQFALAMWFVERKQRGVDPPHVLNANMVPPSMRATVAGVDLQPQEVKPTYSNPELEMISKEIEELARERRVLETEIAQKEADVRIKNGEVRSLQSELDTLTATLKQLENQRGEAQKRLDDLQAQVTKIRDQCHMQEETINEQEGELNAKRSELQKLKDEEASLQKEYDSNNRELSKLTNHLQATQLQISSVRSMVTQLLETQRQMTDALLICRAAMENQNAELVSEYQLKIEPDFDEARKTLTKEVQVPKDDPFEENNSGVANQATNGFGSDPFSGQAANKPAISTGFDDSFNMSSGFDGGFDAFGQSGAGSAFGQTQRDPFGSDAFAANKSSAITPEPGKDDFGSDPFAALHAPTGQGQVLSPNAQKSGPPPRPESPSPALPPKKSKVPPPRPAPPRAAQPTGGFGSGGAGGGFADFDDFDNKNQSTTHVELVPKAVASVFDAFGESASRKAPTPSVITGPTDFKDDPFKDYRYEDPFSIKDPFAEDDDEEVSGAKGADHKKNFAEDFSSGDELGAAAKTLSNIVNNNSSKPKAATPLNNDLLQQFDAFNLNSSPAPSHHSNTSYHSNSNSKPNHQSQTALDAFADFDDFAATLATTGGSGAGSTATTTSNTKLNNSFFDAFNDNFSVVQNSSVPTGVVKPNDQTAKAFDAFNDNFEDHFKTESNANFAKFDGFEAHNFSSDFGNTSFGTTGKEKQNGQVDKKVQSKEPVKDKFAADYSKPESFDADLEEALKRSVLDN from the exons ATGAATGTGGACTTTGCGAGGGTGTGCGGGAAGCACATAGGCGTCTACGAGGCCTACTACAAACTG ATTGACCCCAAATCCACCGGGGCAATCGAGGCCATGACTGCGGCCAAGTTTCTAAAGAAGTCCGGCCTCAGCGACGTTGTGTTGAGCAGGATCTGGGATCTGTCCGATCCCAACGGAAAGGGCTTTCTGGACAAACCGGGCTTTTTTGTGGCCCTCAAGCTGGTGTCCCTGTCGCAGGCGGGAGAGGTGGCCAGCATGGTCAACATCTACCTGGACATTGCCAACCCGCCCAAGGTG GGTGAACTACCAAAATCAATGCCGTCGCGTATTCAGACTGTTCCCGTTGCAAGCGCTGGTGTGGCAAACGGTGACTGGTCCATCGGGGTGATCGATCGACTCAAGTACGAGCAGCTCTTCGAGTCCCTGCACCCCAGTAACGGAATGCTGCCAGGCAACAAGGTCAAGGGCGTGCTCATGGACTCCAAGCTGCCGATGAGCATACTGGGAACTATATGGGATCTGGCCGACCAGGACAAGGACGGCAACCTGGATATGCACGAATTCGTAGTGGCCATGCACCTGGTCTACCAGACGCTGCAGAAGCGCACCATTCCCAGCGTGCTGCCGCCCGAGCTGCGAAAGCCCGGAGGCGCAGGTCCGCCACCGAAGCCAGCCCTCCCACCACCGCCAGCGGGAGCTGCTATGCCTCGTGCCCCCAGCGGGGAGGGATTCGGAGATGGAGGCTTCGTAGCCAATTTTCCCAAGGACATCGCCCCGCCGGCGGCTATTCCGCCGCTTCCGGTGGCAGTGCCTCCCATGACGCGCATTCCCCCGGTGGGAGCAGTCAGCTCTCAGCCGCTGATTCAGACGGATCCGTTGATACCGATTGGAGCTCCAGTGACGGCGAATGCCGACTGGGTTGTCACTCCAGCGGAACTTAAGCGGTTCGAGGAGATCTTCCGTCAGTCGGATCTGGATAAGGACGGCCTGGTCTCCGGCCTTGAGGTGAAGGATATTTTCATCAAGTCGGGTATTCCGCAGCGCAGCCTAGCAGACATCTG GGCTCTTTGTGACACCAATCAGTCTGGCAAGCTGACTGTGGAGCAGTTTGCTCTGGCCATGTGGTTCGTAGAACGAAAGCAGCGCGGTGTGGACCCGCCTCATGTCCTCAACGCCAATATGGTGCCACCCTCAATGCGCGCCACTGTGGCTGGTGTCGATCTACAGCCGCAGGAGGTCAAGCCCACTTACTCCAACCCGGAGCTGGAAATGATCTCCAAGGAGATTGAGGAGTTGGCCCGCGAGCGTCGCGTGCTGGAGACGGAGATTGCCCAAAAAGAAGCGGATGTGCGCATCAAAAACGGCGAAGTGCGCAGTTTACAG AGCGAACTGGATACTCTTACCGCCACACTGAAGCAGCTGGAGAACCAGCGAGGAGAGGCCCAGAAGCGACTGGATGACCTGCAGGCTCAA GTGACTAAGATTCGCGACCAGTGCCACATGCAGGAGGAGACCATTAACGAGCAGGAGGGCGAATTAAACGCAAAGCGCTCGGAGCTGCAGAAGCTCAAGGACGAAGAGGCTTCGTTGCAGAAGGAGTACGACAGTAACAATCGCGAGCTATCCAAGCTTACCAACCACCTGCAGGCAACCCAACTGCAAATCAGCTCG GTCCGATCGATGGTGACACAGCTGCTGGAGACCCAGCGACAGATGACAGACGCTTTGCTCATTTGTCGGGCTGCCATGGAGAACCAAAACGCCGAACTCGTATCCGAATACCAGTTGAAGATAGAGCCGGACTTCGATGAGGCGCGCAAGACCCTGACCAAGGAAGTGCAAGTGCCCAAAGATGATCCCTTTGAGGAGAACAACAGCGGGGTCGCCAATCAAGCTACCAACGGCTTCGGCAGCGATCCCTTTTCTGGTCAGGCGGCCAACAAGCCGGCTATTTCCACAGGCTTTGATGACAGCTTCAACATGAGCTCAGGCTTCGATGGTGGCTTTGATGCCTTTGGTCAGAGCGGAGCGGGCTCAGCCTTTGGACAGACCCAGCGGGATCCCTTCGGCTCGGATGCCTTTGCGGCCAACAAGAGCAGCGCCATTACTCCTGAG CCCGGTAAAGACGACTTCGGCAGTGATCCGTTTGCCGCCCTGCACGCTCCAACCGGCCAGGGCCAGGTGCTCAGTCCCAACGCTCAGAAGTCCGGACCGCCGCCCAGACCGGAGTCTCCTAGTCCAGCATTGCCGCCAAAGAAGTCCAAGGTGCCGCCTCCACGACCTGCGCCACCACGAGCAGCCCAG CCCACGGGTGGTTTCGGAAGCGGCGGCGCCGGAGGAGGATTTGCCGACTTTGACGACTTCGACAATAAG AACCAGAGCACGACGCATGTGGAATTGGTGCCCAAGGCGGTAGCCAGTGTGTTTGATGCCTTTGGAGAGAGTGCCAGTCGGAAGGCGCCGACTCCCAGTGTGATCACTGGCCCAACCGACTTCAAGGATGATCCATTCAAGGATTACCGGTACGAGGATCCGTTCAGCATCAAGGATCCTTTCGCCGAAGACGACGATGAGGAGGTATCCGGAGCCAAGGGAGCTGACCACAAGAAGAACTTTGCCGAGGACTTTAGCTCGGGCG ATGAGTTGGGAGCTGCAGCTAAAACGCTGAGTAACATCGTGAACAATAATAGCAGTAAGCCCAAGGCGGCCACGCCTCTCAACAACGACCTGCTGCAGCAGTTCGACGCCTTCAACCTGAACTCGAGTCCTGCGCCGTCTCACCACTCAAACACTTCGTAccactccaactccaactccaagcCTAACCACCAGTCGCAGACGGCGCTGGACGCATTCGCTGACTTTGACGACTTTGCAGCTACGCTGGCAACCACTGGCGGATCTGGGGCTGGAAGCACGGCCACCACCACTAGCAATACGAAACTCAACAATTCCTTCTTTGATGCATTTAACGACAACTTCAGTGTGGTCCAAAACTCATCGGTACCCACTGGCGTGGTCAAGCCCAACGATCAAACGGCAAAGGCCTTTGACGCCTTCAACGACAACTTCGAGGATCACTTCAAGACAGAATCCAACGCCAACTTCGCCAAGTTCGATGGCTTCGAGGCACACAACTTCTCGAGTGACTTCGGAAACACCTCCTTCGGGACGACCGGCAAGGAGAAGCAGAACGGGCAGGTGGACAAGAAGGTTCAGAGCAAGGAGCCGGTCAAGGACAAGTTTGCGGCTGACTATTCCAAGCCGGAAAGCTTCGACGCGGATCTGGAGGAGGCGCTGAAACGCAGCGTACTGGACAACTAG
- the LOC120447033 gene encoding epidermal growth factor receptor substrate 15-like 1 isoform X1, whose translation MNVDFARVCGKHIGVYEAYYKLIDPKSTGAIEAMTAAKFLKKSGLSDVVLSRIWDLSDPNGKGFLDKPGFFVALKLVSLSQAGEVASMVNIYLDIANPPKVGELPKSMPSRIQTVPVASAGVANGDWSIGVIDRLKYEQLFESLHPSNGMLPGNKVKGVLMDSKLPMSILGTIWDLADQDKDGNLDMHEFVVAMHLVYQTLQKRTIPSVLPPELRKPGGAGPPPKPALPPPPAGAAMPRAPSGEGFGDGGFVANFPKDIAPPAAIPPLPVAVPPMTRIPPVGAVSSQPLIQTDPLIPIGAPVTANADWVVTPAELKRFEEIFRQSDLDKDGLVSGLEVKDIFIKSGIPQRSLADIWALCDTNQSGKLTVEQFALAMWFVERKQRGVDPPHVLNANMVPPSMRATVAGVDLQPQEVKPTYSNPELEMISKEIEELARERRVLETEIAQKEADVRIKNGEVRSLQSELDTLTATLKQLENQRGEAQKRLDDLQAQVSHNTAVLANVSLDISRTNDQVTKIRDQCHMQEETINEQEGELNAKRSELQKLKDEEASLQKEYDSNNRELSKLTNHLQATQLQISSVRSMVTQLLETQRQMTDALLICRAAMENQNAELVSEYQLKIEPDFDEARKTLTKEVQVPKDDPFEENNSGVANQATNGFGSDPFSGQAANKPAISTGFDDSFNMSSGFDGGFDAFGQSGAGSAFGQTQRDPFGSDAFAANKSSAITPEPGKDDFGSDPFAALHAPTGQGQVLSPNAQKSGPPPRPESPSPALPPKKSKVPPPRPAPPRAAQPTGGFGSGGAGGGFADFDDFDNKLHNIPSTPTATATALSLPPPTLPPPIPVVSGSSLLDSFSLFDDPGQNRRQAATTPTPTPITVPTVHTLLPTSSSTPAAPPPVLASVSASGSGLVAVAGAGADLPSSVTITTAPSLNNQHLSRSNTPLQNQSTTHVELVPKAVASVFDAFGESASRKAPTPSVITGPTDFKDDPFKDYRYEDPFSIKDPFAEDDDEEVSGAKGADHKKNFAEDFSSGDELGAAAKTLSNIVNNNSSKPKAATPLNNDLLQQFDAFNLNSSPAPSHHSNTSYHSNSNSKPNHQSQTALDAFADFDDFAATLATTGGSGAGSTATTTSNTKLNNSFFDAFNDNFSVVQNSSVPTGVVKPNDQTAKAFDAFNDNFEDHFKTESNANFAKFDGFEAHNFSSDFGNTSFGTTGKEKQNGQVDKKVQSKEPVKDKFAADYSKPESFDADLEEALKRSVLDN comes from the exons ATGAATGTGGACTTTGCGAGGGTGTGCGGGAAGCACATAGGCGTCTACGAGGCCTACTACAAACTG ATTGACCCCAAATCCACCGGGGCAATCGAGGCCATGACTGCGGCCAAGTTTCTAAAGAAGTCCGGCCTCAGCGACGTTGTGTTGAGCAGGATCTGGGATCTGTCCGATCCCAACGGAAAGGGCTTTCTGGACAAACCGGGCTTTTTTGTGGCCCTCAAGCTGGTGTCCCTGTCGCAGGCGGGAGAGGTGGCCAGCATGGTCAACATCTACCTGGACATTGCCAACCCGCCCAAGGTG GGTGAACTACCAAAATCAATGCCGTCGCGTATTCAGACTGTTCCCGTTGCAAGCGCTGGTGTGGCAAACGGTGACTGGTCCATCGGGGTGATCGATCGACTCAAGTACGAGCAGCTCTTCGAGTCCCTGCACCCCAGTAACGGAATGCTGCCAGGCAACAAGGTCAAGGGCGTGCTCATGGACTCCAAGCTGCCGATGAGCATACTGGGAACTATATGGGATCTGGCCGACCAGGACAAGGACGGCAACCTGGATATGCACGAATTCGTAGTGGCCATGCACCTGGTCTACCAGACGCTGCAGAAGCGCACCATTCCCAGCGTGCTGCCGCCCGAGCTGCGAAAGCCCGGAGGCGCAGGTCCGCCACCGAAGCCAGCCCTCCCACCACCGCCAGCGGGAGCTGCTATGCCTCGTGCCCCCAGCGGGGAGGGATTCGGAGATGGAGGCTTCGTAGCCAATTTTCCCAAGGACATCGCCCCGCCGGCGGCTATTCCGCCGCTTCCGGTGGCAGTGCCTCCCATGACGCGCATTCCCCCGGTGGGAGCAGTCAGCTCTCAGCCGCTGATTCAGACGGATCCGTTGATACCGATTGGAGCTCCAGTGACGGCGAATGCCGACTGGGTTGTCACTCCAGCGGAACTTAAGCGGTTCGAGGAGATCTTCCGTCAGTCGGATCTGGATAAGGACGGCCTGGTCTCCGGCCTTGAGGTGAAGGATATTTTCATCAAGTCGGGTATTCCGCAGCGCAGCCTAGCAGACATCTG GGCTCTTTGTGACACCAATCAGTCTGGCAAGCTGACTGTGGAGCAGTTTGCTCTGGCCATGTGGTTCGTAGAACGAAAGCAGCGCGGTGTGGACCCGCCTCATGTCCTCAACGCCAATATGGTGCCACCCTCAATGCGCGCCACTGTGGCTGGTGTCGATCTACAGCCGCAGGAGGTCAAGCCCACTTACTCCAACCCGGAGCTGGAAATGATCTCCAAGGAGATTGAGGAGTTGGCCCGCGAGCGTCGCGTGCTGGAGACGGAGATTGCCCAAAAAGAAGCGGATGTGCGCATCAAAAACGGCGAAGTGCGCAGTTTACAG AGCGAACTGGATACTCTTACCGCCACACTGAAGCAGCTGGAGAACCAGCGAGGAGAGGCCCAGAAGCGACTGGATGACCTGCAGGCTCAA GTTAGCCACAATACGGCCGTGCTGGCCAACGTAAGTCTTGACATATCCCGCACCAACGATCAG GTGACTAAGATTCGCGACCAGTGCCACATGCAGGAGGAGACCATTAACGAGCAGGAGGGCGAATTAAACGCAAAGCGCTCGGAGCTGCAGAAGCTCAAGGACGAAGAGGCTTCGTTGCAGAAGGAGTACGACAGTAACAATCGCGAGCTATCCAAGCTTACCAACCACCTGCAGGCAACCCAACTGCAAATCAGCTCG GTCCGATCGATGGTGACACAGCTGCTGGAGACCCAGCGACAGATGACAGACGCTTTGCTCATTTGTCGGGCTGCCATGGAGAACCAAAACGCCGAACTCGTATCCGAATACCAGTTGAAGATAGAGCCGGACTTCGATGAGGCGCGCAAGACCCTGACCAAGGAAGTGCAAGTGCCCAAAGATGATCCCTTTGAGGAGAACAACAGCGGGGTCGCCAATCAAGCTACCAACGGCTTCGGCAGCGATCCCTTTTCTGGTCAGGCGGCCAACAAGCCGGCTATTTCCACAGGCTTTGATGACAGCTTCAACATGAGCTCAGGCTTCGATGGTGGCTTTGATGCCTTTGGTCAGAGCGGAGCGGGCTCAGCCTTTGGACAGACCCAGCGGGATCCCTTCGGCTCGGATGCCTTTGCGGCCAACAAGAGCAGCGCCATTACTCCTGAG CCCGGTAAAGACGACTTCGGCAGTGATCCGTTTGCCGCCCTGCACGCTCCAACCGGCCAGGGCCAGGTGCTCAGTCCCAACGCTCAGAAGTCCGGACCGCCGCCCAGACCGGAGTCTCCTAGTCCAGCATTGCCGCCAAAGAAGTCCAAGGTGCCGCCTCCACGACCTGCGCCACCACGAGCAGCCCAG CCCACGGGTGGTTTCGGAAGCGGCGGCGCCGGAGGAGGATTTGCCGACTTTGACGACTTCGACAATAAG CTCCACAACATTCCAAGCACACCCACGGCCACGGCCACTGCACTGTCCCTGCCCCCACCCACGCTGCCACCCCCCATTCCGGTCGTCAGTGGGTCGTCATTGCTAGACAGTTTCTCACTGTTCGACGATCCCGGCCAGAACCGCAGGCAGGCggccaccacgcccactcccacgCCCATCACTGTCCCCACCGTACACACCCTGCTCCCGACATCTTCATCCACGCCAGCAGCCCCACCCCCGGTATTGGCTTCTGTATCAGCATCAGGATCGGGATTGGTAGCGGTAGCGGGAGCGGGGGCAGATCTCCCCAGTAGCGTCACCATTACCACCGCCCCCAGCTTGAATAACCAGCATCTGTCGCGTTCCAATACACCGCTGCAGAACCAGAGCACGACGCATGTGGAATTGGTGCCCAAGGCGGTAGCCAGTGTGTTTGATGCCTTTGGAGAGAGTGCCAGTCGGAAGGCGCCGACTCCCAGTGTGATCACTGGCCCAACCGACTTCAAGGATGATCCATTCAAGGATTACCGGTACGAGGATCCGTTCAGCATCAAGGATCCTTTCGCCGAAGACGACGATGAGGAGGTATCCGGAGCCAAGGGAGCTGACCACAAGAAGAACTTTGCCGAGGACTTTAGCTCGGGCG ATGAGTTGGGAGCTGCAGCTAAAACGCTGAGTAACATCGTGAACAATAATAGCAGTAAGCCCAAGGCGGCCACGCCTCTCAACAACGACCTGCTGCAGCAGTTCGACGCCTTCAACCTGAACTCGAGTCCTGCGCCGTCTCACCACTCAAACACTTCGTAccactccaactccaactccaagcCTAACCACCAGTCGCAGACGGCGCTGGACGCATTCGCTGACTTTGACGACTTTGCAGCTACGCTGGCAACCACTGGCGGATCTGGGGCTGGAAGCACGGCCACCACCACTAGCAATACGAAACTCAACAATTCCTTCTTTGATGCATTTAACGACAACTTCAGTGTGGTCCAAAACTCATCGGTACCCACTGGCGTGGTCAAGCCCAACGATCAAACGGCAAAGGCCTTTGACGCCTTCAACGACAACTTCGAGGATCACTTCAAGACAGAATCCAACGCCAACTTCGCCAAGTTCGATGGCTTCGAGGCACACAACTTCTCGAGTGACTTCGGAAACACCTCCTTCGGGACGACCGGCAAGGAGAAGCAGAACGGGCAGGTGGACAAGAAGGTTCAGAGCAAGGAGCCGGTCAAGGACAAGTTTGCGGCTGACTATTCCAAGCCGGAAAGCTTCGACGCGGATCTGGAGGAGGCGCTGAAACGCAGCGTACTGGACAACTAG
- the LOC120447033 gene encoding epidermal growth factor receptor substrate 15-like 1 isoform X2 has translation MNVDFARVCGKHIGVYEAYYKLIDPKSTGAIEAMTAAKFLKKSGLSDVVLSRIWDLSDPNGKGFLDKPGFFVALKLVSLSQAGEVASMVNIYLDIANPPKVGELPKSMPSRIQTVPVASAGVANGDWSIGVIDRLKYEQLFESLHPSNGMLPGNKVKGVLMDSKLPMSILGTIWDLADQDKDGNLDMHEFVVAMHLVYQTLQKRTIPSVLPPELRKPGGAGPPPKPALPPPPAGAAMPRAPSGEGFGDGGFVANFPKDIAPPAAIPPLPVAVPPMTRIPPVGAVSSQPLIQTDPLIPIGAPVTANADWVVTPAELKRFEEIFRQSDLDKDGLVSGLEVKDIFIKSGIPQRSLADIWALCDTNQSGKLTVEQFALAMWFVERKQRGVDPPHVLNANMVPPSMRATVAGVDLQPQEVKPTYSNPELEMISKEIEELARERRVLETEIAQKEADVRIKNGEVRSLQSELDTLTATLKQLENQRGEAQKRLDDLQAQVTKIRDQCHMQEETINEQEGELNAKRSELQKLKDEEASLQKEYDSNNRELSKLTNHLQATQLQISSVRSMVTQLLETQRQMTDALLICRAAMENQNAELVSEYQLKIEPDFDEARKTLTKEVQVPKDDPFEENNSGVANQATNGFGSDPFSGQAANKPAISTGFDDSFNMSSGFDGGFDAFGQSGAGSAFGQTQRDPFGSDAFAANKSSAITPEPGKDDFGSDPFAALHAPTGQGQVLSPNAQKSGPPPRPESPSPALPPKKSKVPPPRPAPPRAAQPTGGFGSGGAGGGFADFDDFDNKLHNIPSTPTATATALSLPPPTLPPPIPVVSGSSLLDSFSLFDDPGQNRRQAATTPTPTPITVPTVHTLLPTSSSTPAAPPPVLASVSASGSGLVAVAGAGADLPSSVTITTAPSLNNQHLSRSNTPLQNQSTTHVELVPKAVASVFDAFGESASRKAPTPSVITGPTDFKDDPFKDYRYEDPFSIKDPFAEDDDEEVSGAKGADHKKNFAEDFSSGDELGAAAKTLSNIVNNNSSKPKAATPLNNDLLQQFDAFNLNSSPAPSHHSNTSYHSNSNSKPNHQSQTALDAFADFDDFAATLATTGGSGAGSTATTTSNTKLNNSFFDAFNDNFSVVQNSSVPTGVVKPNDQTAKAFDAFNDNFEDHFKTESNANFAKFDGFEAHNFSSDFGNTSFGTTGKEKQNGQVDKKVQSKEPVKDKFAADYSKPESFDADLEEALKRSVLDN, from the exons ATGAATGTGGACTTTGCGAGGGTGTGCGGGAAGCACATAGGCGTCTACGAGGCCTACTACAAACTG ATTGACCCCAAATCCACCGGGGCAATCGAGGCCATGACTGCGGCCAAGTTTCTAAAGAAGTCCGGCCTCAGCGACGTTGTGTTGAGCAGGATCTGGGATCTGTCCGATCCCAACGGAAAGGGCTTTCTGGACAAACCGGGCTTTTTTGTGGCCCTCAAGCTGGTGTCCCTGTCGCAGGCGGGAGAGGTGGCCAGCATGGTCAACATCTACCTGGACATTGCCAACCCGCCCAAGGTG GGTGAACTACCAAAATCAATGCCGTCGCGTATTCAGACTGTTCCCGTTGCAAGCGCTGGTGTGGCAAACGGTGACTGGTCCATCGGGGTGATCGATCGACTCAAGTACGAGCAGCTCTTCGAGTCCCTGCACCCCAGTAACGGAATGCTGCCAGGCAACAAGGTCAAGGGCGTGCTCATGGACTCCAAGCTGCCGATGAGCATACTGGGAACTATATGGGATCTGGCCGACCAGGACAAGGACGGCAACCTGGATATGCACGAATTCGTAGTGGCCATGCACCTGGTCTACCAGACGCTGCAGAAGCGCACCATTCCCAGCGTGCTGCCGCCCGAGCTGCGAAAGCCCGGAGGCGCAGGTCCGCCACCGAAGCCAGCCCTCCCACCACCGCCAGCGGGAGCTGCTATGCCTCGTGCCCCCAGCGGGGAGGGATTCGGAGATGGAGGCTTCGTAGCCAATTTTCCCAAGGACATCGCCCCGCCGGCGGCTATTCCGCCGCTTCCGGTGGCAGTGCCTCCCATGACGCGCATTCCCCCGGTGGGAGCAGTCAGCTCTCAGCCGCTGATTCAGACGGATCCGTTGATACCGATTGGAGCTCCAGTGACGGCGAATGCCGACTGGGTTGTCACTCCAGCGGAACTTAAGCGGTTCGAGGAGATCTTCCGTCAGTCGGATCTGGATAAGGACGGCCTGGTCTCCGGCCTTGAGGTGAAGGATATTTTCATCAAGTCGGGTATTCCGCAGCGCAGCCTAGCAGACATCTG GGCTCTTTGTGACACCAATCAGTCTGGCAAGCTGACTGTGGAGCAGTTTGCTCTGGCCATGTGGTTCGTAGAACGAAAGCAGCGCGGTGTGGACCCGCCTCATGTCCTCAACGCCAATATGGTGCCACCCTCAATGCGCGCCACTGTGGCTGGTGTCGATCTACAGCCGCAGGAGGTCAAGCCCACTTACTCCAACCCGGAGCTGGAAATGATCTCCAAGGAGATTGAGGAGTTGGCCCGCGAGCGTCGCGTGCTGGAGACGGAGATTGCCCAAAAAGAAGCGGATGTGCGCATCAAAAACGGCGAAGTGCGCAGTTTACAG AGCGAACTGGATACTCTTACCGCCACACTGAAGCAGCTGGAGAACCAGCGAGGAGAGGCCCAGAAGCGACTGGATGACCTGCAGGCTCAA GTGACTAAGATTCGCGACCAGTGCCACATGCAGGAGGAGACCATTAACGAGCAGGAGGGCGAATTAAACGCAAAGCGCTCGGAGCTGCAGAAGCTCAAGGACGAAGAGGCTTCGTTGCAGAAGGAGTACGACAGTAACAATCGCGAGCTATCCAAGCTTACCAACCACCTGCAGGCAACCCAACTGCAAATCAGCTCG GTCCGATCGATGGTGACACAGCTGCTGGAGACCCAGCGACAGATGACAGACGCTTTGCTCATTTGTCGGGCTGCCATGGAGAACCAAAACGCCGAACTCGTATCCGAATACCAGTTGAAGATAGAGCCGGACTTCGATGAGGCGCGCAAGACCCTGACCAAGGAAGTGCAAGTGCCCAAAGATGATCCCTTTGAGGAGAACAACAGCGGGGTCGCCAATCAAGCTACCAACGGCTTCGGCAGCGATCCCTTTTCTGGTCAGGCGGCCAACAAGCCGGCTATTTCCACAGGCTTTGATGACAGCTTCAACATGAGCTCAGGCTTCGATGGTGGCTTTGATGCCTTTGGTCAGAGCGGAGCGGGCTCAGCCTTTGGACAGACCCAGCGGGATCCCTTCGGCTCGGATGCCTTTGCGGCCAACAAGAGCAGCGCCATTACTCCTGAG CCCGGTAAAGACGACTTCGGCAGTGATCCGTTTGCCGCCCTGCACGCTCCAACCGGCCAGGGCCAGGTGCTCAGTCCCAACGCTCAGAAGTCCGGACCGCCGCCCAGACCGGAGTCTCCTAGTCCAGCATTGCCGCCAAAGAAGTCCAAGGTGCCGCCTCCACGACCTGCGCCACCACGAGCAGCCCAG CCCACGGGTGGTTTCGGAAGCGGCGGCGCCGGAGGAGGATTTGCCGACTTTGACGACTTCGACAATAAG CTCCACAACATTCCAAGCACACCCACGGCCACGGCCACTGCACTGTCCCTGCCCCCACCCACGCTGCCACCCCCCATTCCGGTCGTCAGTGGGTCGTCATTGCTAGACAGTTTCTCACTGTTCGACGATCCCGGCCAGAACCGCAGGCAGGCggccaccacgcccactcccacgCCCATCACTGTCCCCACCGTACACACCCTGCTCCCGACATCTTCATCCACGCCAGCAGCCCCACCCCCGGTATTGGCTTCTGTATCAGCATCAGGATCGGGATTGGTAGCGGTAGCGGGAGCGGGGGCAGATCTCCCCAGTAGCGTCACCATTACCACCGCCCCCAGCTTGAATAACCAGCATCTGTCGCGTTCCAATACACCGCTGCAGAACCAGAGCACGACGCATGTGGAATTGGTGCCCAAGGCGGTAGCCAGTGTGTTTGATGCCTTTGGAGAGAGTGCCAGTCGGAAGGCGCCGACTCCCAGTGTGATCACTGGCCCAACCGACTTCAAGGATGATCCATTCAAGGATTACCGGTACGAGGATCCGTTCAGCATCAAGGATCCTTTCGCCGAAGACGACGATGAGGAGGTATCCGGAGCCAAGGGAGCTGACCACAAGAAGAACTTTGCCGAGGACTTTAGCTCGGGCG ATGAGTTGGGAGCTGCAGCTAAAACGCTGAGTAACATCGTGAACAATAATAGCAGTAAGCCCAAGGCGGCCACGCCTCTCAACAACGACCTGCTGCAGCAGTTCGACGCCTTCAACCTGAACTCGAGTCCTGCGCCGTCTCACCACTCAAACACTTCGTAccactccaactccaactccaagcCTAACCACCAGTCGCAGACGGCGCTGGACGCATTCGCTGACTTTGACGACTTTGCAGCTACGCTGGCAACCACTGGCGGATCTGGGGCTGGAAGCACGGCCACCACCACTAGCAATACGAAACTCAACAATTCCTTCTTTGATGCATTTAACGACAACTTCAGTGTGGTCCAAAACTCATCGGTACCCACTGGCGTGGTCAAGCCCAACGATCAAACGGCAAAGGCCTTTGACGCCTTCAACGACAACTTCGAGGATCACTTCAAGACAGAATCCAACGCCAACTTCGCCAAGTTCGATGGCTTCGAGGCACACAACTTCTCGAGTGACTTCGGAAACACCTCCTTCGGGACGACCGGCAAGGAGAAGCAGAACGGGCAGGTGGACAAGAAGGTTCAGAGCAAGGAGCCGGTCAAGGACAAGTTTGCGGCTGACTATTCCAAGCCGGAAAGCTTCGACGCGGATCTGGAGGAGGCGCTGAAACGCAGCGTACTGGACAACTAG